From a single Carassius auratus strain Wakin chromosome 38, ASM336829v1, whole genome shotgun sequence genomic region:
- the ppm1aa gene encoding protein phosphatase 1A isoform X3, whose protein sequence is MGAFLDKPKMEKHNVHGEGNSLRYGLSSMQGWRVEMEDAHTAVIGLPNGLDPWSFFAVYDGHAGSQVARYCCEHLLEHITSNPDFQEGGGGPPVEPSVDSVKSGIRTGFLQIDDHMRQISEKKHGGADRSGSTAVGVMISPRHIYFINCGDSRGLLSRGGAVHFFTQDHKPNNPLEKERIQNAGGSVMIQRVNGSLAVSRALGDFDYKCVHGKGPTEQLVSPEPEVYAIERSEAEDEFIVLACDGIWDVMANEELCDFVRSRLEVTDDLERVCNEIVDTCLYKGSRDNMSVVLVCFVSAPKVSPEAVKREAELDKYLESRVEEILKRQGDEGVPDLVYVMRTLASESIPNLPPGGELASKRSVIEAVYNKLNPYRNEDTT, encoded by the exons ATGGGTGCATTTCTGGACAAGCCAAAGATGGAGAAACACAATGTCCATGGTGAAGGCAACAGCCTGCGCTATGGCCTGAGCAGCATGCAGGGCTGGCGTGTAGAGATGGAGGATGCGCATACTGCTGTCATTGGTCTGCCCAATGGCTTGGACCCCTGGTCATTCTTCGCTGTTTACGATGGGCATGCAGGATCGCAGGTGGCACGTTACTGCTGCGAGCACCTCCTGGAGCACATCACCAGCAACCCTGACTTTCAGGAAGGAGGAGGAGGTCCACCAGTGGAGCCCAGTGTGGATAGCGTGAAATCTGGAATCCGTACTGGTTTCCTGCAGATCGATGATCACATGCGTCAGATCTCAGAGAAGAAGCACGGTGGTGCCGACCGCAGTGGCTCGACGGCTGTCGGTGTGATGATCTCACCCCGCCACATCTATTTTATCAACTGCGGAGACTCGCGGGGTTTGCTGAGCCGTGGAGGGGCTGTACACTTCTTCACACAGGATCACAAACCCAACAACCCCTTGGAGAAGGAGAGGATCCAGAACGCTGGGGGATCTGTGATGATCCAGCGCGTCAATGGGTCCCTGGCAGTGTCCAGGGCTCTGGGGGACTTTGACTATAAGTGTGTGCATGGTAAGGGTCCCACGGAGCAGCTGGTGTCACCGGAGCCCGAGGTGTATGCTATCGAGCGGTCCGAGGCGGAGGATGAGTTTATTGTTCTTGCTTGTGACGGGATTTGGGATGTGATGGCCAATGAGGAGCTGTGCGATTTTGTTCGTTCACGACTGGAGGTGACTGACGATCTGGAGAGGGTCTGCAATGAAATTGTAGATACCTGTTTGTATAAG GGAAGTCGTGACAACATGAGTGTTGTGTTGGTGTGTTTTGTTAGTGCACCGAAGGTTTCCCCTGAAGCTGTCAAAAGGGAAGCGGAGCTTGATAAATACCTAGAGAGCCGAGTAGAAG AGATCCTGAAGAGGCAGGGGGATGAAGGTGTTCCCGACCTGGTATATGTGATGCGCACGTTAGCATCTGAGAGCATCCCCAACCTACCACCTGGAGGAGAACTGGCCAGCAA ACGGAGTGTAATTGAAGCAGTATACAACAAACTTAACCCATACAGGAACGAGGATACA ACTTGA
- the ppm1aa gene encoding protein phosphatase 1A isoform X2, whose product MGAFLDKPKMEKHNVHGEGNSLRYGLSSMQGWRVEMEDAHTAVIGLPNGLDPWSFFAVYDGHAGSQVARYCCEHLLEHITSNPDFQEGGGGPPVEPSVDSVKSGIRTGFLQIDDHMRQISEKKHGGADRSGSTAVGVMISPRHIYFINCGDSRGLLSRGGAVHFFTQDHKPNNPLEKERIQNAGGSVMIQRVNGSLAVSRALGDFDYKCVHGKGPTEQLVSPEPEVYAIERSEAEDEFIVLACDGIWDVMANEELCDFVRSRLEVTDDLERVCNEIVDTCLYKGSRDNMSVVLVCFVSAPKVSPEAVKREAELDKYLESRVEEILKRQGDEGVPDLVYVMRTLASESIPNLPPGGELASKRSVIEAVYNKLNPYRNEDTDSASTDDMW is encoded by the exons ATGGGTGCATTTCTGGACAAGCCAAAGATGGAGAAACACAATGTCCATGGTGAAGGCAACAGCCTGCGCTATGGCCTGAGCAGCATGCAGGGCTGGCGTGTAGAGATGGAGGATGCGCATACTGCTGTCATTGGTCTGCCCAATGGCTTGGACCCCTGGTCATTCTTCGCTGTTTACGATGGGCATGCAGGATCGCAGGTGGCACGTTACTGCTGCGAGCACCTCCTGGAGCACATCACCAGCAACCCTGACTTTCAGGAAGGAGGAGGAGGTCCACCAGTGGAGCCCAGTGTGGATAGCGTGAAATCTGGAATCCGTACTGGTTTCCTGCAGATCGATGATCACATGCGTCAGATCTCAGAGAAGAAGCACGGTGGTGCCGACCGCAGTGGCTCGACGGCTGTCGGTGTGATGATCTCACCCCGCCACATCTATTTTATCAACTGCGGAGACTCGCGGGGTTTGCTGAGCCGTGGAGGGGCTGTACACTTCTTCACACAGGATCACAAACCCAACAACCCCTTGGAGAAGGAGAGGATCCAGAACGCTGGGGGATCTGTGATGATCCAGCGCGTCAATGGGTCCCTGGCAGTGTCCAGGGCTCTGGGGGACTTTGACTATAAGTGTGTGCATGGTAAGGGTCCCACGGAGCAGCTGGTGTCACCGGAGCCCGAGGTGTATGCTATCGAGCGGTCCGAGGCGGAGGATGAGTTTATTGTTCTTGCTTGTGACGGGATTTGGGATGTGATGGCCAATGAGGAGCTGTGCGATTTTGTTCGTTCACGACTGGAGGTGACTGACGATCTGGAGAGGGTCTGCAATGAAATTGTAGATACCTGTTTGTATAAG GGAAGTCGTGACAACATGAGTGTTGTGTTGGTGTGTTTTGTTAGTGCACCGAAGGTTTCCCCTGAAGCTGTCAAAAGGGAAGCGGAGCTTGATAAATACCTAGAGAGCCGAGTAGAAG AGATCCTGAAGAGGCAGGGGGATGAAGGTGTTCCCGACCTGGTATATGTGATGCGCACGTTAGCATCTGAGAGCATCCCCAACCTACCACCTGGAGGAGAACTGGCCAGCAA ACGGAGTGTAATTGAAGCAGTATACAACAAACTTAACCCATACAGGAACGAGGATACA GATTCTGCATCCACAGATGACATGTGGTAG
- the ppm1aa gene encoding protein phosphatase 1A isoform X1 yields MGAFLDKPKMEKHNVHGEGNSLRYGLSSMQGWRVEMEDAHTAVIGLPNGLDPWSFFAVYDGHAGSQVARYCCEHLLEHITSNPDFQEGGGGPPVEPSVDSVKSGIRTGFLQIDDHMRQISEKKHGGADRSGSTAVGVMISPRHIYFINCGDSRGLLSRGGAVHFFTQDHKPNNPLEKERIQNAGGSVMIQRVNGSLAVSRALGDFDYKCVHGKGPTEQLVSPEPEVYAIERSEAEDEFIVLACDGIWDVMANEELCDFVRSRLEVTDDLERVCNEIVDTCLYKGSRDNMSVVLVCFVSAPKVSPEAVKREAELDKYLESRVEEILKRQGDEGVPDLVYVMRTLASESIPNLPPGGELASKRSVIEAVYNKLNPYRNEDTDPDILFFRGFS; encoded by the exons ATGGGTGCATTTCTGGACAAGCCAAAGATGGAGAAACACAATGTCCATGGTGAAGGCAACAGCCTGCGCTATGGCCTGAGCAGCATGCAGGGCTGGCGTGTAGAGATGGAGGATGCGCATACTGCTGTCATTGGTCTGCCCAATGGCTTGGACCCCTGGTCATTCTTCGCTGTTTACGATGGGCATGCAGGATCGCAGGTGGCACGTTACTGCTGCGAGCACCTCCTGGAGCACATCACCAGCAACCCTGACTTTCAGGAAGGAGGAGGAGGTCCACCAGTGGAGCCCAGTGTGGATAGCGTGAAATCTGGAATCCGTACTGGTTTCCTGCAGATCGATGATCACATGCGTCAGATCTCAGAGAAGAAGCACGGTGGTGCCGACCGCAGTGGCTCGACGGCTGTCGGTGTGATGATCTCACCCCGCCACATCTATTTTATCAACTGCGGAGACTCGCGGGGTTTGCTGAGCCGTGGAGGGGCTGTACACTTCTTCACACAGGATCACAAACCCAACAACCCCTTGGAGAAGGAGAGGATCCAGAACGCTGGGGGATCTGTGATGATCCAGCGCGTCAATGGGTCCCTGGCAGTGTCCAGGGCTCTGGGGGACTTTGACTATAAGTGTGTGCATGGTAAGGGTCCCACGGAGCAGCTGGTGTCACCGGAGCCCGAGGTGTATGCTATCGAGCGGTCCGAGGCGGAGGATGAGTTTATTGTTCTTGCTTGTGACGGGATTTGGGATGTGATGGCCAATGAGGAGCTGTGCGATTTTGTTCGTTCACGACTGGAGGTGACTGACGATCTGGAGAGGGTCTGCAATGAAATTGTAGATACCTGTTTGTATAAG GGAAGTCGTGACAACATGAGTGTTGTGTTGGTGTGTTTTGTTAGTGCACCGAAGGTTTCCCCTGAAGCTGTCAAAAGGGAAGCGGAGCTTGATAAATACCTAGAGAGCCGAGTAGAAG AGATCCTGAAGAGGCAGGGGGATGAAGGTGTTCCCGACCTGGTATATGTGATGCGCACGTTAGCATCTGAGAGCATCCCCAACCTACCACCTGGAGGAGAACTGGCCAGCAA ACGGAGTGTAATTGAAGCAGTATACAACAAACTTAACCCATACAGGAACGAGGATACA GATCCAGACATCCTTTTCTTCCGAGGTTTCAGCTAG